A genomic region of Alicyclobacillus sp. SO9 contains the following coding sequences:
- a CDS encoding metallophosphoesterase family protein: protein MRLCVVSDTHRHRHELLQAVKNSQPLDAVLHAGDETSDVDWLKEKVDWDVYGVAGNWDIAGEYPEYMALTQYGPSIFLVHGHTFGVKDGVGSLLLQARSAGADIVVFGHTHQAVSLVRDGKLFLNPGSLSQPRGRTERTYAVLDIDLAEDGQAYDVRAQHFTLHGESLADLILRVQFATNEDDA from the coding sequence GTGCGTTTGTGCGTAGTGAGTGATACGCATCGACATCGTCACGAACTGCTTCAGGCGGTGAAAAACTCGCAACCATTAGACGCAGTACTCCACGCAGGGGACGAAACGTCTGACGTCGACTGGCTGAAAGAGAAGGTTGACTGGGATGTTTACGGCGTAGCCGGAAACTGGGACATTGCAGGAGAGTATCCGGAATACATGGCGTTGACACAGTACGGACCTTCTATATTTCTCGTTCATGGACACACATTTGGGGTGAAGGACGGCGTGGGCAGCCTTTTGCTTCAAGCAAGGTCTGCGGGCGCAGACATTGTTGTGTTTGGACATACCCATCAGGCTGTGTCATTGGTACGAGACGGTAAGCTGTTCTTGAACCCAGGGAGCCTTTCGCAACCTCGGGGCAGAACGGAGCGCACGTATGCCGTTCTCGATATAGATTTGGCAGAAGACGGCCAAGCCTATGACGTACGCGCACAGCACTTCACCCTTCACGGAGAATCACTGGCCGACTTAATACTCCGGGTTCAGTTCGCAACAAATGAAGATGATGCTTGA
- the rdgB gene encoding RdgB/HAM1 family non-canonical purine NTP pyrophosphatase, whose amino-acid sequence MLEVYIASKNAHKVQEYRKLLKPLGWSVLPLPDDIDECPENAHSFEANAMEKAVFYSRTMKGWVLADDSGLSVPELNGEPGVRSARYAGEHGDDSANNRKLLQRLDTVPNDRRTAFFICSIALWNDQIGTGLTVRGQVEGTILRQPSGQSGFGYDPLFFYAPLGKSFADLSMDEKNEVSHRRRAVQALSSVWEGGVRRAFVRSE is encoded by the coding sequence TTGCTGGAAGTCTACATAGCGTCCAAGAACGCGCACAAGGTGCAGGAGTATCGCAAACTGCTAAAACCGCTTGGATGGAGTGTTCTGCCCCTGCCTGATGACATAGACGAGTGTCCGGAAAACGCTCATAGTTTCGAGGCGAATGCAATGGAGAAAGCGGTATTTTACAGTCGAACGATGAAAGGATGGGTGCTCGCGGACGATTCCGGGTTAAGCGTTCCCGAGTTGAACGGGGAGCCAGGAGTACGGTCCGCGCGCTATGCTGGGGAACACGGAGATGATAGTGCAAACAATCGAAAGTTGCTGCAGCGTTTGGACACCGTTCCAAATGATCGCAGGACGGCATTTTTTATATGCAGCATAGCCCTCTGGAATGACCAGATTGGAACTGGCCTAACAGTGCGCGGCCAAGTGGAAGGCACAATCCTGCGCCAGCCAAGTGGTCAGTCCGGATTCGGCTATGACCCGCTTTTTTTCTACGCGCCGCTTGGGAAGTCATTCGCTGATTTATCCATGGATGAGAAAAATGAGGTTTCTCATCGCCGACGTGCAGTACAAGCTTTGTCTTCTGTGTGGGAGGGAGGCGTGCGGCGTGCGTTTGTGCGTAGTGAGTGA
- the murI gene encoding glutamate racemase produces MQHDLPIGIFDSGVGGLTVASAIAKTLPNEQIFYFGDMARCPYGNRNGKEVTEFSVQIVEYLLQLGVKMIVVACNTATATALPELRRRFDIPIIGVIQPGSRAAAKETESGRVGVIGTTVTIASGAYELAVHAADPNISVYSLGCPAFVPLVEQGKCSGQEVESIVHNSLEPLRALEIDTLILGCTHYPLLEQPIAKVLGPSVRLISSADETALEVHRLLLEQAGLCEHRLGPNRYFTTGNGDRMAEVLHSWMNATEEEIQECIQTVDVDVLLTAPR; encoded by the coding sequence GTGCAGCATGACTTGCCAATCGGCATCTTTGACTCTGGGGTTGGCGGGCTAACTGTCGCGTCAGCCATTGCAAAGACCTTGCCGAACGAGCAGATCTTTTATTTTGGGGATATGGCAAGGTGTCCCTATGGAAATCGAAACGGCAAGGAAGTTACAGAATTTTCTGTTCAAATAGTGGAGTATCTGCTGCAACTTGGCGTAAAGATGATCGTCGTGGCCTGTAACACGGCCACGGCTACAGCCTTGCCAGAACTGAGGCGTCGCTTCGACATACCGATTATAGGTGTAATTCAGCCAGGGTCGAGAGCTGCTGCAAAGGAGACGGAGAGTGGGCGCGTGGGTGTCATCGGCACGACTGTCACCATTGCCAGTGGGGCATATGAGTTGGCAGTTCACGCTGCTGATCCAAACATTAGCGTTTATAGTCTTGGCTGTCCAGCCTTTGTTCCTTTGGTTGAGCAGGGCAAATGTTCTGGACAAGAGGTAGAATCGATTGTGCACAATTCGCTAGAGCCGCTTCGTGCGTTAGAAATTGATACACTGATTCTCGGGTGCACACATTACCCGTTGCTTGAACAGCCCATTGCAAAGGTTCTTGGTCCGTCAGTACGACTTATTTCGTCCGCAGATGAGACAGCTCTGGAAGTTCACCGACTGCTTCTTGAACAGGCGGGACTCTGTGAGCATCGTCTTGGCCCCAACCGTTACTTCACCACAGGAAACGGCGATAGGATGGCTGAGGTTCTGCACTCTTGGATGAATGCAACGGAAGAAGAAATACAAGAGTGCATTCAGACGGTGGACGTCGACGTTCTATTAACAGCGCCGCGATAG
- a CDS encoding MarR family winged helix-turn-helix transcriptional regulator encodes MKPEIPECVVDMEQKLRQIARTVRRRGRTLLEQYGITPPQFDALLILHKEGELTIGDLSNRLFLAYSTTTDLVDRLVAAGFVVRQRSQDDRRVVHVKMLPAGAHLIEEVLDARRAYLDAVLESLSLDEKKEILHALELLTAMMG; translated from the coding sequence ATGAAACCGGAAATTCCGGAATGTGTAGTAGATATGGAGCAAAAACTGCGTCAGATTGCCAGAACTGTTCGCCGCCGCGGTCGTACCTTGTTGGAACAATACGGTATTACCCCGCCTCAATTCGACGCCCTCCTCATCTTGCATAAAGAAGGGGAGTTGACCATTGGAGACCTGAGCAACCGTCTCTTTCTTGCTTATAGTACAACGACCGATCTCGTTGACCGCCTCGTTGCAGCTGGCTTCGTTGTTCGACAACGCAGCCAGGATGACCGCAGAGTCGTACATGTGAAAATGCTGCCTGCGGGTGCACACCTCATTGAAGAAGTCTTGGATGCACGTCGCGCCTATTTAGATGCTGTGTTGGAATCTTTGAGTCTTGACGAAAAGAAGGAGATCCTCCACGCGCTGGAACTCCTAACCGCGATGATGGGGTAA
- a CDS encoding LuxR C-terminal-related transcriptional regulator, with translation MSLEKDMRVKSLLTNREREVFELLVQDKTTKEIAAQLFVSEKTVRNHISNVMKKLNVKGRSQAVVELVRLGELAI, from the coding sequence ATGTCCTTAGAGAAAGACATGCGAGTCAAGTCACTGCTTACCAATCGCGAACGGGAAGTTTTTGAACTACTGGTTCAAGATAAGACGACGAAAGAGATTGCGGCACAATTGTTTGTCAGCGAGAAAACGGTCCGGAACCATATCTCTAATGTAATGAAGAAACTAAATGTCAAGGGTCGTTCTCAAGCAGTAGTCGAACTAGTGCGACTGGGAGAACTGGCAATTTGA